A region of Photobacterium sanguinicancri DNA encodes the following proteins:
- the oppD gene encoding ABC transporter ATP-binding protein, which yields MSLLDVKDLRVEFTTQDGIVTAVNDLNFSLNQGETLGIVGESGSGKSQTVFAIMGLLAKNGIISGSAEFEGRNILNLPEKELNKVRAEQIAMIFQDPMTSLNPYMKVCDQLMEVLMLHKGMSKREAFEESVRMLDAVKIPEARKRITMYPHEFSGGMRQRVMIAMALLCRPKLLIADEPTTALDVTVQAQIMEMLNELKTDFNTAIIMITHDLGVVAGSCDKVLVMYAGRTMEYGKIDEIFYKPSHPYTEGLLRAIPRLDTEGEVLPTIPGNPPNLLRLPVGCPYQDRCHRVTSRCKQEAPDLKAFTEGRLRACFSDVGTW from the coding sequence ATTAGATGTCAAAGATCTGCGTGTTGAATTTACTACGCAAGACGGGATTGTTACCGCAGTTAACGATCTAAACTTTTCTCTAAACCAAGGTGAAACCTTGGGTATTGTGGGTGAATCAGGATCAGGTAAAAGCCAAACTGTATTCGCTATTATGGGTCTACTCGCTAAAAACGGTATCATCAGCGGTAGTGCTGAATTTGAAGGCCGTAACATTCTAAATTTGCCAGAGAAAGAACTGAACAAAGTTCGTGCTGAGCAAATTGCGATGATTTTCCAAGACCCAATGACTTCGCTTAACCCATATATGAAAGTCTGCGATCAGCTGATGGAAGTGTTGATGCTGCACAAAGGCATGAGCAAAAGAGAAGCTTTCGAAGAATCGGTTCGTATGCTTGACGCGGTTAAAATCCCGGAAGCACGTAAGCGTATTACCATGTATCCTCACGAGTTTTCTGGCGGCATGCGCCAGCGTGTAATGATTGCGATGGCACTGCTTTGTCGTCCTAAATTATTGATTGCCGATGAACCAACAACGGCATTGGATGTAACCGTTCAAGCGCAAATCATGGAAATGCTTAACGAGCTTAAAACGGATTTCAATACCGCGATTATCATGATCACGCATGACTTAGGTGTTGTTGCGGGTAGCTGTGACAAGGTACTCGTTATGTACGCTGGCCGTACAATGGAATATGGCAAAATTGATGAGATTTTCTACAAACCTTCGCACCCATATACGGAAGGTTTATTACGCGCTATCCCACGCTTAGACACTGAAGGTGAAGTATTACCAACGATTCCAGGTAATCCACCTAACTTACTTCGCTTGCCTGTTGGCTGCCCGTATCAAGACCGTTGCCACCGTGTGACAAGCCGTTGTAAGCAAGAAGCACCAGATCTAAAAGCTTTCACTGAAGGCCGTCTACGTGCGTGTTTTTCTGATGTGGGGACGTGGTAA